Within the Pseudomonas fulva genome, the region TCCCGAGCGCGAACTGTGGGACGGCCTGCGCGCCGGCCAGGAGGGGGCGATCAGCCAGTACGGCGCGGACGATGCCTTTCCCATCGGCGATATCGACGACATCCTGCCGGGTCTGATCGAAGGCCGTGAGCGCGTCTACTACGCCGTGGGCACCAACCCCGAGTTCGACCGGCACCTGATGGAGTGGGTCAACGTGATCCGCTCCAAGGCGCGCCAGGGTGCGTCGCCGCCCAAGGAGTTCGTCGCCCTCAACCATTTCCTGCACGACCTGCGCCTGTACAAGTCGGCCGGTGAAGTGAAGGTGATGCGCGAAGCGGCGCAGATTTCCGCCCGCGCCCATATCAAGGCCATGCAGGCCAGCCGCGCCGGGCTCTACGAATATCACCTGGAAGCCGAGCTGGATTACGAATTCCGCAAGGGCGGCGCGAAGATGCCGGCCTACGGCTCCATCGTCGCCGCCGGCAGGAACGCCTGCATCCTGCATTACCGCGAGAACGACGCGCTGCTCAAGGATGGCGACCTGGTGCTGATCGACGCCGGCTGCGAGATCGACTGCTACGCCAGCGACATCACCCGCACCTTCCCGGTCAGCGGCACATTCTCGCCCGAGCAGAAGGCCATCTACGAGATCGTGCTGGCGGCCAATATGGAAGCCTTCAAGTTCATCGCCCCGGGCCGCCACTGGAACGAGGCCCACGAGGCCACGGTGCGGGTCATTACCAGGGGGCTGGTGGAATTGGGCCTGCTGCAGGGCGACGTCGACGAGCTGATCGCCGCCGAGGCCTACAAGCCCTTCTACATGCACCGCGCCGGCCACTGGCTGGGCATGGACGTGCACGATGTCGGCGAATACAAGGTCGGCGGCGAATGGCGCGTGCTCGAAGTGGGCATGGCGATGACCGTCGAGCCGGGTATCTACATCGCGGTGGATAACCAGAACGTCGCCAAGAAATGGCGCGGCATCGGTGTGCGCATCGAGGATGACGTGGTGGTGACCAAGAGCGGCTGCGAGATCCTCACCAACGATGTGCCCAAGACCGTCGACGAGATCCAGGCCCTGATGGCCGCCGCCCGCGCTCAGGTAGCCTGAGGCCATGCTGCGCGTGGATGTGGCGATCATCGGTGGCGGCCTGGTCGGCGCCAGCCTGGCGCTGGCCCTGCAGGGCGAGGCGCGCAGGCGCGGTTGGCGCATCGCGCTGATCGAACCCTTCGCCCCCGGCGACGGCTACCAGCCCAGTTACGACGCCCGCTCGACGGCGCTGTCCTACGGCTCGCGGCTGATCTACGAGGGCCTCGGCCTGTGGCCGGCGATTGCCGAACAGGCCACCGCCATCGAGCGCATTCACGTCTCCGACAGCGGGCGTTTCGCGGCAGCCCGGCTCAGCGCCGATCAGGAAAACGTGCCGGCCCTGGGTTACGTGGTGGAAAACGCCTGGCTCGGCCACTGCCTGTGGCAGGCACTGGACGCCGAGGTGATCCAGTGGCGCTGCCCGGCCCAGGTCGAGCGCATGGAGCCCACCGCCGAGGGTTATCGCCTGACCCTGGACGATGAAACCCTGATCGACTGCTCGCTGGCCATCCTCGCCGACGGCGGGCGTTCGTCGCTGCGTGAACAACTGGGCATCGCCGTCAATCAGCGGCCGTATGAGCAGACCGCCCTGATCGCCAATGTCACCCCGGAGCGGACCCATGGCGGCGAGGCATTCGAGCGTTTCACCGAGTCCGGCCCGCTGGCGCTGCTGCCGCTTTCCGACAACCGCTGCGCGCTGGTGTGGACGCACCCGAGCCGCCAGATCGAGCGGCTG harbors:
- the pepP gene encoding Xaa-Pro aminopeptidase; translated protein: MTSISKAEYARRRKALMAQMEPNSIAILPAAPVFIRNRDVEHIYRQDSDFQYLSGFPEPEAVIALIPGREHGEYVLFCRERDPERELWDGLRAGQEGAISQYGADDAFPIGDIDDILPGLIEGRERVYYAVGTNPEFDRHLMEWVNVIRSKARQGASPPKEFVALNHFLHDLRLYKSAGEVKVMREAAQISARAHIKAMQASRAGLYEYHLEAELDYEFRKGGAKMPAYGSIVAAGRNACILHYRENDALLKDGDLVLIDAGCEIDCYASDITRTFPVSGTFSPEQKAIYEIVLAANMEAFKFIAPGRHWNEAHEATVRVITRGLVELGLLQGDVDELIAAEAYKPFYMHRAGHWLGMDVHDVGEYKVGGEWRVLEVGMAMTVEPGIYIAVDNQNVAKKWRGIGVRIEDDVVVTKSGCEILTNDVPKTVDEIQALMAAARAQVA
- the ubiH gene encoding 2-octaprenyl-6-methoxyphenyl hydroxylase, giving the protein MLRVDVAIIGGGLVGASLALALQGEARRRGWRIALIEPFAPGDGYQPSYDARSTALSYGSRLIYEGLGLWPAIAEQATAIERIHVSDSGRFAAARLSADQENVPALGYVVENAWLGHCLWQALDAEVIQWRCPAQVERMEPTAEGYRLTLDDETLIDCSLAILADGGRSSLREQLGIAVNQRPYEQTALIANVTPERTHGGEAFERFTESGPLALLPLSDNRCALVWTHPSRQIERLLKLDERTFLAELQQAFGYRLGALKQVGARVPYPLVLIEAAEQVRANLVVLGNAAHSLHPIAGQGFNLSLRDVRALADNLLASSAPLGDLATLQRYADTQAGDQARTVAFSDQVTRLFSTDQPLLAAGRNLGLLGLELLPPAKRWFARQAMGMGTRGNPQ